A genomic region of Alkalispirochaeta americana contains the following coding sequences:
- a CDS encoding nitroreductase family protein gives MEMLPEIAHRRSIRVYKPEALAGDAINRILEAGRRAPSAKNRQTWRFIVVTDREKKGKLAEASFGQEQVEQAGAVFALCTTNVDYIMPNNQPSHPVDIGIASAFMMLQAEHEGLGSCPITTFQEADVKVLLSVPHKMRVVMLLAVGVPGERGELTPRFPPERVVGYEHW, from the coding sequence ATGGAAATGCTTCCGGAAATCGCCCATCGCCGCAGTATTCGCGTCTATAAACCGGAGGCTCTGGCGGGCGATGCGATCAACCGGATTCTGGAGGCGGGACGGCGGGCTCCGTCGGCAAAAAACCGGCAGACCTGGCGCTTCATCGTGGTGACCGACCGGGAGAAAAAAGGGAAGCTCGCCGAGGCCTCCTTTGGCCAGGAACAGGTGGAGCAGGCCGGCGCGGTCTTTGCCCTCTGTACCACCAACGTCGATTACATCATGCCTAACAACCAGCCCAGCCACCCCGTGGATATCGGAATCGCCTCGGCCTTCATGATGCTCCAGGCGGAGCACGAGGGGCTCGGCTCCTGTCCGATAACCACTTTTCAGGAGGCCGATGTCAAGGTGCTTCTCAGTGTCCCCCACAAGATGCGGGTGGTGATGTTGCTGGCCGTGGGTGTTCCCGGAGAGAGGGGTGAGTTAACACCCCGGTTTCCTCCGGAACGAGTGGTGGGGTACGAGCACTGGTAG
- a CDS encoding D-alanine--D-alanine ligase family protein, which produces MNVVVLYGGQSQEHQVSLISAAGVIRELEKMPDVSLSLAGITLEGRWFLQDKTEQLRCARETGALTIIPDPESALALHPGEGIVDTSGTVLPVDCVFPVLHGAYGEDGTIQGLLEMCHLPYVGSGVTGSALGMDKVRAKQIWEQNNLPVVPYITVTDAITVNQAPSGKNPGPDALSQITQTATERIIGTFGFPVFVKPNAAGSSVGITRVEDSAHLGAALKRAFRVDATVLIEQALTVREIETAVLGNSDPRTFPSGEVIPSHQFYDYEAKYTDPAGAALKIPADLDPALAREIEELSRQAFLAVGAAGLARVDCFLHRETRQIYLNEINTLPGFTPISMYPKMVQEGGVTYAELLRELLTLALERDRHRSMRDYQAR; this is translated from the coding sequence ATGAATGTAGTCGTTCTCTATGGGGGCCAGTCCCAGGAGCACCAGGTTTCGCTGATCTCAGCAGCAGGAGTGATCCGGGAGCTGGAGAAAATGCCCGACGTCTCCCTGAGCCTGGCAGGCATCACCCTCGAGGGCCGGTGGTTCCTCCAGGACAAGACCGAGCAACTCCGGTGCGCCCGGGAGACGGGTGCTCTCACGATCATCCCGGACCCTGAAAGCGCCCTTGCCCTGCACCCCGGGGAGGGAATCGTTGATACCTCAGGCACGGTTCTTCCCGTAGACTGCGTTTTCCCCGTCCTTCACGGAGCCTACGGCGAAGACGGCACGATCCAGGGCCTCCTGGAAATGTGCCACCTTCCCTACGTGGGGAGCGGAGTTACCGGGAGCGCCCTGGGCATGGACAAGGTGCGGGCAAAGCAGATCTGGGAACAGAACAACCTTCCCGTGGTGCCCTATATCACCGTGACCGACGCCATCACTGTGAACCAGGCCCCTTCAGGAAAGAACCCTGGGCCAGACGCTCTTTCCCAAATAACCCAAACTGCGACAGAGCGGATCATCGGAACCTTCGGATTTCCGGTATTTGTGAAGCCCAACGCCGCGGGATCCAGCGTCGGCATCACCCGCGTGGAGGATTCTGCGCACCTGGGAGCGGCGCTGAAACGGGCCTTTCGAGTGGACGCCACGGTCCTGATCGAGCAGGCCCTGACGGTGCGGGAAATAGAGACCGCTGTCCTGGGAAACTCCGATCCCCGGACCTTTCCCTCCGGCGAGGTGATCCCCTCGCACCAGTTCTACGACTATGAGGCGAAATACACCGACCCTGCAGGAGCGGCGCTGAAGATTCCGGCTGATCTGGACCCGGCCCTGGCCAGGGAAATTGAGGAACTCTCCCGACAAGCCTTTCTTGCCGTGGGCGCCGCCGGACTCGCCCGGGTTGACTGCTTTCTGCACCGCGAGACCCGGCAGATCTACCTGAACGAGATCAATACCCTCCCCGGCTTTACCCCGATCAGCATGTATCCCAAGATGGTCCAGGAGGGAGGGGTCACCTACGCAGAACTGCTGCGCGAACTTCTCACCCTCGCCCTGGAACGGGACCGCCATCGCTCAATGCGGGATTATCAAGCCCGGTAG